A region from the Rhodohalobacter sp. SW132 genome encodes:
- the rpmA gene encoding 50S ribosomal protein L27: MAHKKGQGSTRNGRDSESKRLGVKKFGGQVVKAGNIIVRQRGTKFHPGINVGRGGDDTLFALSDGTVTFRRKGNGRKFVSVEPTA; the protein is encoded by the coding sequence ATGGCACATAAGAAAGGACAAGGTTCAACAAGAAACGGACGGGATTCAGAATCCAAACGTCTTGGTGTTAAAAAATTTGGCGGTCAGGTTGTAAAAGCCGGAAATATTATTGTACGCCAGCGCGGCACCAAGTTCCATCCCGGAATAAACGTAGGACGCGGCGGAGATGACACGCTTTTTGCGCTCTCCGACGGAACGGTAACATTCAGGAGAAAAGGAAACGGACGTAAATTTGTATCCGTAGAGCCAACTGCCTGA